Proteins found in one Aquibium microcysteis genomic segment:
- a CDS encoding MFS transporter — MNRTIPLVLAVALFMEQMDSTVIATSLPAIAADIGTSPIALKLALTAYLVSLAIFIPISAWMADRFGAKRLFCTAIGVFVIGSIACATAGSLEAFVMARFLQGMGGSMMTPVARLLLVRATPRQNLVSAMAWLTIPGLLGPLVGPPVGGFLTTFLSWHWIFLINVPIGILGIAAAWTLLPVLERGRPGPIDGRGFVLSAAAAAGIVFGLSVVSLPALPPVVGLATLLAGIAAGFAYVRHARSTPRPLLDLSLFSNRVFSAAIVGGTLFRIGAGATPFLLPLMFQLGFGMTPFESGMLTFSAAFGAIGMKFLATTALRRGGFRRVLAGSAIGGAFFLGLAAVFTPQTPAWAIIATLIAGGFLRSLFFTSANALIFADIGDERAGQATAIASVFQQISIALGVALAGGILEGVTVATGTPLGVDAFGIAFVVVAIVTATAALPFLRLPPDAGSSVSGHRIGGDNARSQVVPPK, encoded by the coding sequence TTGAACCGCACCATCCCGCTCGTCCTCGCGGTCGCGCTCTTCATGGAGCAGATGGACTCGACCGTCATCGCGACCTCGCTGCCGGCGATCGCCGCCGACATCGGCACCAGCCCGATCGCCCTGAAGCTCGCGCTGACGGCCTATCTCGTCTCGCTGGCGATCTTCATCCCGATCAGCGCCTGGATGGCCGACCGCTTCGGCGCCAAGCGCCTGTTCTGCACCGCCATCGGCGTCTTCGTCATCGGCTCGATCGCCTGCGCGACCGCCGGTTCGCTCGAAGCCTTCGTGATGGCGCGCTTCCTCCAGGGCATGGGCGGCTCGATGATGACGCCGGTCGCCCGGCTGCTGCTGGTGCGCGCGACGCCGCGGCAGAACCTCGTCTCGGCCATGGCCTGGCTGACGATCCCCGGCCTGCTCGGCCCGCTGGTCGGCCCGCCGGTCGGCGGCTTCCTGACGACCTTCCTGAGCTGGCACTGGATCTTCCTCATCAACGTGCCGATCGGCATTCTGGGCATCGCCGCCGCCTGGACCCTGCTTCCCGTGCTCGAGCGCGGCCGCCCGGGCCCGATCGACGGCAGGGGCTTCGTCCTGTCGGCGGCTGCGGCAGCCGGGATCGTCTTCGGCCTGTCGGTGGTGAGCCTCCCCGCCCTCCCGCCCGTCGTCGGCCTGGCGACCCTGCTTGCCGGGATCGCCGCCGGCTTCGCCTATGTGCGCCATGCCCGGAGCACGCCGCGCCCGCTCCTCGACCTCAGCCTGTTCTCCAACCGGGTCTTCTCGGCCGCCATCGTCGGCGGGACGCTGTTCCGGATCGGTGCGGGGGCAACCCCTTTCCTGCTGCCGCTGATGTTCCAGCTCGGTTTCGGGATGACGCCGTTCGAATCCGGCATGCTCACCTTCTCCGCCGCCTTCGGGGCCATCGGCATGAAGTTCCTCGCCACGACGGCCCTGCGCCGCGGCGGCTTCCGCCGCGTCCTGGCGGGCTCGGCGATCGGCGGCGCCTTCTTCCTCGGGCTCGCCGCCGTCTTCACGCCGCAGACCCCCGCCTGGGCAATCATCGCCACGCTGATCGCCGGCGGCTTCCTGCGCTCGCTCTTCTTCACCTCGGCCAATGCGCTGATCTTCGCCGACATCGGCGACGAACGCGCCGGCCAGGCGACAGCCATCGCCTCGGTGTTCCAGCAGATCTCGATCGCGCTCGGCGTGGCGCTGGCCGGCGGCATCCTGGAGGGGGTGACCGTGGCGACCGGAACGCCGCTCGGCGTCGATGCCTTCGGCATCGCCTTCGTCGTCGTGGCCATCGTCACCGCGACGGCGGCGCTGCCCTTCCTGCGACTGCCGCCGGATGCCGGTTCTTCAGTCTCCGGACACCGGATCGGCGGAGACAACGCCCGCAGCCAGGTCGTACCGCCGAAATAG
- a CDS encoding RlmE family RNA methyltransferase, translating into MKKPTGGSGPRALKTRIKKKSGLKNSSRRWLERHMNDPYVHRSKAEGFRSRAAFKLIEIDDRYKILRPGTKVIDLGAAPGGWSQVAASRIGSTNDAPSVVAIDYLDMDAIPGVAFLKMDFLEPDAPDRLMAMLGGAPDVVLSDMAAPTTGHRRTDHIRTMHLCEVAADFAVSVLKPGGHFLAKTFQGGAEDVVLDMLKKNFASVHHVKPPASRAESVELYLFAKGFKGRVQTPPAPPEA; encoded by the coding sequence ATGAAGAAGCCCACCGGCGGCTCCGGGCCGCGCGCGCTCAAGACCCGCATCAAGAAGAAGAGCGGACTGAAGAACTCGTCGCGCCGCTGGCTCGAGCGGCACATGAACGATCCCTACGTTCACCGCTCCAAGGCCGAAGGCTTCCGCTCCCGCGCGGCCTTCAAGCTGATCGAGATCGACGACCGTTACAAGATCCTCAGGCCCGGCACGAAGGTGATCGACCTCGGCGCGGCCCCCGGCGGGTGGAGCCAGGTCGCGGCAAGCCGCATCGGCTCGACCAACGACGCGCCGTCGGTCGTCGCCATCGACTATCTGGATATGGATGCGATCCCCGGCGTCGCGTTCCTCAAGATGGACTTCCTCGAACCGGATGCGCCGGACCGGTTGATGGCGATGCTGGGCGGCGCACCGGACGTCGTTCTCTCCGACATGGCGGCGCCCACGACCGGACATCGCCGGACCGATCACATCCGCACCATGCATCTGTGCGAGGTGGCGGCCGATTTTGCCGTCAGCGTCCTGAAGCCCGGCGGACACTTCCTCGCCAAGACCTTCCAGGGCGGCGCGGAGGACGTGGTCCTCGACATGCTCAAGAAGAACTTCGCGTCGGTCCACCACGTCAAGCCGCCGGCCTCGCGCGCCGAATCCGTCGAGCTCTATCTGTTCGCGAAGGGCTTCAAGGGCCGGGTCCAGACGCCGCCGGCTCCCCCGGAGGCCTGA
- a CDS encoding Ppx/GppA phosphatase family protein, which translates to MEARRRKDESVNDLEFGGQPSGGEASRGGRARKRRGRRRTGQKQAAPTQGAPASRPGKPESQQPNLQQQKKKRKRRRGRKVFARDGAEGVVAAPVAAKPSAKPLPAQPAPDPVEPRGAAGGTETRPHAYAALDLGTNNCRLLVAVPTRPGQFRVVDAFSRIVRLGEGLSGSGRLGDQAMHRAVEALKHCAEKLAGREIRKARLIATEACRSAENGVEFLARVADETGLVLEIIDRETEARLAVSGCGSLVDRDTEGVVLFDIGGGSSEIALIDMSARRTGRLADHIVSWTSLPVGVVSLSERFGGRHVTPEIYAAMVEDVARMLDAFEGREKLGAIARGDRFHLLGTSGTVTTLAGIHLDLPRYDRRRVDGLWMQSQDIDRMIERLVGWEFHERVANPCIGPDRADLVLAGCAILEAIRRVWPSQRLRVADRGLREGILAELMAEDGAWRRGRERERART; encoded by the coding sequence ATGGAAGCGCGGCGACGGAAGGATGAAAGCGTGAACGACCTCGAATTCGGCGGGCAACCGTCGGGCGGCGAGGCTTCCCGGGGCGGACGGGCCAGGAAGAGGCGCGGGCGTCGCAGGACGGGGCAGAAGCAGGCGGCGCCGACGCAGGGCGCGCCCGCGTCCCGTCCGGGAAAGCCCGAGTCCCAGCAGCCGAACCTCCAGCAGCAGAAGAAGAAGCGCAAGCGACGGCGTGGCCGCAAGGTCTTCGCCCGCGACGGCGCCGAGGGCGTGGTCGCGGCGCCCGTGGCGGCCAAACCTTCGGCGAAGCCGCTGCCCGCGCAGCCGGCGCCCGACCCCGTGGAGCCGCGCGGTGCTGCGGGCGGCACCGAAACGCGTCCGCATGCCTATGCGGCGCTCGACCTCGGCACGAACAACTGCCGGCTGCTCGTCGCCGTGCCGACGCGGCCGGGCCAGTTCCGCGTCGTCGATGCCTTCTCGCGGATCGTGCGGCTGGGCGAGGGGCTGTCGGGCTCGGGCCGTCTCGGCGACCAGGCGATGCACCGGGCCGTCGAGGCGCTGAAGCACTGCGCGGAGAAGCTCGCCGGGCGCGAGATCCGCAAGGCGCGGCTGATCGCCACCGAGGCCTGCCGCTCGGCGGAGAACGGCGTCGAGTTCCTGGCCCGGGTGGCCGACGAGACCGGCCTCGTGCTGGAGATCATCGACCGCGAGACCGAGGCGCGGCTGGCCGTATCGGGCTGCGGGTCGCTGGTCGATCGCGACACCGAGGGCGTGGTGCTGTTCGACATCGGTGGCGGCTCCTCCGAGATCGCGCTGATCGACATGTCCGCGCGGCGAACGGGGCGGCTGGCCGACCACATCGTCTCCTGGACGTCGCTGCCGGTCGGCGTCGTGTCGCTGTCGGAGCGTTTCGGCGGCCGTCACGTGACGCCGGAGATCTATGCCGCCATGGTCGAGGACGTCGCGCGCATGCTCGACGCCTTCGAAGGCCGCGAGAAGCTCGGCGCGATCGCGCGCGGCGACCGTTTCCACCTGCTCGGCACGTCGGGCACGGTGACGACGCTCGCCGGCATCCATCTCGACCTGCCGCGCTACGACCGGCGCCGGGTGGACGGGCTGTGGATGCAGTCGCAGGACATCGACCGCATGATCGAGCGGCTGGTCGGCTGGGAGTTTCACGAGCGGGTCGCCAATCCCTGCATCGGGCCGGACCGCGCCGATCTCGTGCTTGCCGGCTGCGCCATCCTCGAGGCGATCCGGCGAGTCTGGCCCTCGCAGCGCCTGCGCGTCGCCGACCGCGGCCTGCGCGAGGGTATCCTGGCCGAACTCATGGCAGAAGACGGGGCATGGCGGCGCGGCCGCGAGCGGGAGCGGGCACGGACATGA
- a CDS encoding hydantoinase B/oxoprolinase family protein gives MTTGSTTPDPITASVIQSSLVAAADEMFAVLKKTAMSPIIYEVLDVGTGITDPAGELVSSGAGIPTFVGVLDKAVRRIVDLHGRDGIRPGDCFITNDPYFGGVTHLNDVVIALPVFAEGTLVAWAASIAHWNDVGGKTPGSMAVDVSEIFQEGLRLPAVKLFADGAPISPVFDIIAANSRLPDFVQGDLWAQVAASRKAETRIRQLVGTYGLDAWHAALASLFEEGERRGRAGLATLPRGTFRIEERQDDGALWQASITIAHDRFTVDLTGNPAQRAAPYNTSRDGAVISAQMIFKALTDPTLFANAGSFRALEVITEPGTIFHATGTAPHGYYFETRIRLADMLWQCMARALPERLPAGSFASICGTVIAGHHPDTARRFTMVEPQMGGWGATATRDGLDAMYSANHGETFNCPVEICEARYGLDVAFKRLNEGDAGAGLHSGGKGLQTLYRLRAPAVLSAGYSRAKEPVWGLEGGASGGVNGLSVLHPDGRRARLTFASGVRLEPGDEVLIETANGGGWGRAGV, from the coding sequence ATGACCACCGGAAGCACCACCCCTGACCCCATCACCGCCTCCGTCATCCAGTCCTCGCTGGTGGCCGCCGCCGACGAGATGTTCGCGGTGCTGAAGAAGACCGCCATGAGCCCGATCATCTACGAGGTGCTCGACGTCGGCACCGGCATCACCGATCCGGCGGGCGAACTGGTCTCGTCGGGCGCCGGCATCCCCACCTTCGTCGGCGTGCTCGACAAGGCGGTCCGGCGCATCGTCGACCTGCACGGTCGCGACGGCATCCGGCCCGGCGACTGCTTCATCACCAACGATCCCTATTTCGGCGGCGTCACGCATCTCAACGACGTCGTCATCGCCCTGCCGGTCTTCGCCGAAGGCACGCTCGTCGCCTGGGCCGCCTCGATCGCGCACTGGAACGACGTCGGCGGCAAGACGCCGGGCTCGATGGCGGTCGACGTGTCGGAGATCTTCCAGGAGGGGCTGCGCCTGCCGGCCGTGAAGCTGTTCGCGGACGGGGCGCCGATCTCCCCGGTCTTCGACATCATCGCCGCCAATTCGCGCCTGCCGGATTTCGTCCAGGGCGATCTGTGGGCGCAGGTGGCGGCGAGCCGCAAGGCCGAGACCCGCATCCGCCAGCTGGTCGGGACCTATGGGCTCGACGCCTGGCACGCCGCGTTGGCCTCGCTGTTCGAAGAGGGCGAGCGGCGCGGCCGCGCCGGCCTCGCCACGCTGCCGCGCGGCACGTTCCGCATCGAGGAGCGCCAGGACGACGGGGCGCTCTGGCAGGCCTCGATCACCATCGCGCATGACCGCTTCACCGTCGACCTCACCGGCAATCCGGCGCAGCGCGCGGCGCCCTACAACACCAGCCGCGACGGCGCCGTCATTTCCGCCCAGATGATCTTCAAGGCGCTGACCGACCCGACGCTGTTTGCCAATGCCGGCTCGTTCCGGGCGCTGGAGGTGATCACCGAGCCCGGCACCATCTTCCACGCCACCGGCACGGCGCCGCACGGCTATTACTTCGAGACCCGCATCCGGCTGGCCGACATGCTGTGGCAGTGCATGGCGCGCGCGCTGCCGGAGCGGCTGCCGGCCGGTTCCTTCGCCTCGATCTGCGGCACCGTGATCGCCGGTCACCATCCGGACACCGCGCGCCGCTTCACCATGGTCGAGCCGCAGATGGGCGGCTGGGGCGCCACCGCCACGCGCGACGGGCTCGACGCCATGTACTCGGCCAACCACGGCGAGACCTTCAACTGCCCGGTCGAGATCTGCGAGGCGCGCTACGGCCTCGACGTCGCCTTCAAGCGCCTGAACGAGGGCGACGCGGGCGCCGGACTGCATTCGGGCGGCAAGGGCCTGCAGACCCTCTACCGCTTGCGCGCGCCCGCCGTGCTCTCGGCCGGCTACAGCCGCGCGAAGGAACCCGTCTGGGGCCTCGAGGGTGGCGCATCCGGCGGCGTCAACGGCCTCTCCGTCCTCCACCCCGACGGCCGCCGCGCGCGCCTCACCTTCGCCAGCGGCGTCAGGCTCGAACCTGGCGACGAAGTGCTGATCGAAACCGCCAATGGCGGCGGCTGGGGCAGGGCAGGGGTATAG
- a CDS encoding M24 family metallopeptidase — protein sequence MTHPTADRLARLRRSMAAENVDLVAVAPGSHMDWLVGFHPHPDERPCLLLVGPKREAFLMPVLNAEGTRESTDIAFHTWSDDLGPNEALAAALADVGAAQAASVVLDETMRADFALLVLGALPGAKHAFTERTLGRLRMVKDEREFAKLKMNAAIADRAMQTAFSAIRPGLTERQVAQIVRDYFASEGAVPAFWIVGAGSNGAFPHHQTGDRQLAEGDAIVIDIGGRKEGFPSDITRMAVVGEPPEGYGQIHSIVEKAVQAALAAARPGVLAREVDAAARRVIADAGYGEYFVHRTGHGLGIDGHEPPYVTATSETVLEEGMVFSIEPGIYIPGRFGIRLEEIVILRADGPEILSTLPRDLHVAR from the coding sequence ATGACCCATCCCACCGCCGACCGCCTGGCCCGCCTGCGCCGCTCCATGGCCGCCGAGAACGTCGATCTCGTCGCCGTCGCGCCCGGCTCGCACATGGACTGGCTCGTCGGCTTCCATCCCCATCCCGACGAACGCCCCTGCCTGCTGCTGGTCGGTCCGAAGCGCGAGGCCTTCCTGATGCCGGTGCTGAACGCCGAAGGCACGCGCGAATCCACCGACATCGCCTTCCACACCTGGAGCGACGATCTCGGGCCGAACGAAGCGCTCGCCGCCGCCCTCGCGGATGTCGGCGCCGCTCAGGCCGCGAGCGTCGTGCTCGACGAGACCATGCGCGCCGACTTCGCGCTCTTGGTGCTCGGCGCGCTGCCGGGGGCGAAGCACGCCTTCACCGAACGCACGCTGGGGCGTCTGCGCATGGTCAAGGACGAGCGGGAATTCGCGAAGCTGAAGATGAACGCCGCCATCGCCGACCGCGCCATGCAGACGGCGTTCTCCGCCATCAGGCCCGGCCTGACCGAAAGGCAGGTCGCCCAGATCGTGCGCGACTATTTCGCCTCGGAGGGCGCCGTGCCCGCCTTCTGGATCGTCGGCGCCGGCTCCAACGGTGCCTTCCCGCACCACCAGACCGGCGACCGCCAGCTGGCCGAGGGCGACGCCATCGTCATCGACATCGGCGGCCGCAAGGAAGGCTTCCCCTCCGACATCACCCGCATGGCTGTCGTCGGCGAACCGCCGGAGGGCTACGGCCAGATCCATTCGATCGTCGAGAAGGCGGTGCAGGCCGCTCTCGCCGCGGCGCGGCCCGGCGTCCTGGCCAGGGAGGTCGACGCCGCGGCGCGGCGCGTCATCGCCGATGCCGGCTACGGCGAATACTTCGTCCACCGCACCGGCCACGGTCTCGGCATCGACGGCCACGAGCCGCCCTACGTCACGGCGACGTCCGAGACGGTGCTGGAAGAGGGCATGGTCTTCTCCATCGAGCCCGGCATCTACATCCCCGGCCGCTTCGGCATCCGCCTGGAGGAGATCGTCATCCTGCGCGCCGACGGCCCGGAGATTTTGTCCACGCTTCCGCGCGACCTCCACGTGGCGCGATAG
- a CDS encoding hydantoinase B/oxoprolinase family protein translates to MPDMSNDPITLEIIQNSLQAAADEMFAVMKKTAMSSIIYEVLDMGTGITDARGALASSGAGIPAFIGVLDKAVKVIVAKYDKPGDIQPGDVFATNDPYYGGVTHLNDIVVAMPVFAGDTLIAWTANIAHNSDVGGMAPGSLTGEATEIFQEGLRLPAIKIIAKGEPIRSVMEIIKVNSRMPDVLEGDVWAAIASVRIGARRLVEIADKYGTATFQNAMASFLDFGEEVSLKALKDLPKGTFELSEEQDDGRIFNVKITISDDAFEVDLLDNPDQSPNPVNTSRDGVMVAAQMIFKSLTDPYSPANEGSFRPIRLLTREGSVFHAKEPAPIGFYYEIELRVYDIMWRCLAQHMPERLASGHFASVCGTFIGGIHPDTGRQYTIIEPQLGGWGASRGGDGNSAIFCGFHGETYNCPAEINEARNGLYVDRMELNVAPGGEGRHRGGRGIVMDYRVRADNGFLTAGYTRSKFPPWALDGGNEGSPNYVEVIRKDGSRETFSFVSGLVTHTDDVIRVVTGNGGGIGDPRERDRTAVADDIRNGLITPERAREVYGYTG, encoded by the coding sequence ATGCCTGACATGTCGAACGACCCCATCACGCTCGAAATCATCCAGAACTCGCTGCAGGCGGCGGCCGACGAGATGTTCGCGGTCATGAAGAAGACCGCGATGAGTTCGATCATCTACGAGGTGCTCGACATGGGCACCGGCATCACCGACGCCAGGGGCGCGCTGGCGTCGTCGGGGGCCGGCATCCCCGCCTTCATCGGCGTGCTCGACAAGGCGGTGAAGGTGATCGTCGCCAAGTACGACAAGCCCGGCGACATCCAGCCCGGCGACGTCTTCGCCACCAACGATCCCTATTACGGCGGCGTCACGCATCTGAACGACATCGTCGTCGCCATGCCGGTCTTTGCCGGCGACACGCTGATCGCCTGGACCGCCAACATCGCCCACAATTCCGACGTCGGCGGCATGGCTCCCGGTTCGCTCACCGGCGAGGCGACCGAAATCTTCCAGGAGGGCCTTCGCCTGCCCGCCATCAAGATCATCGCCAAGGGCGAGCCGATCCGCTCGGTGATGGAGATCATCAAGGTCAATTCGCGCATGCCCGACGTGCTCGAAGGCGATGTCTGGGCGGCCATCGCCTCGGTGCGCATCGGGGCCAGGCGCCTCGTCGAGATCGCCGACAAATACGGCACCGCCACCTTCCAGAACGCCATGGCCTCCTTCCTCGACTTCGGCGAGGAGGTGTCGCTGAAGGCGCTGAAGGACCTGCCCAAGGGCACGTTCGAACTCTCCGAGGAGCAGGACGACGGCCGCATCTTCAACGTGAAGATCACCATCTCCGACGACGCTTTCGAGGTCGACCTGCTCGACAATCCGGACCAGTCTCCGAACCCCGTCAACACCTCGCGCGACGGCGTCATGGTCGCCGCGCAGATGATCTTCAAGTCGCTGACCGATCCCTATTCGCCGGCCAACGAGGGCTCGTTCCGGCCGATCCGGCTGCTCACCCGCGAGGGCTCGGTCTTCCATGCGAAGGAGCCGGCGCCGATCGGCTTCTACTACGAGATCGAGCTGCGCGTGTACGACATCATGTGGCGGTGCCTCGCCCAGCACATGCCGGAACGGCTGGCGTCCGGCCATTTCGCGAGCGTGTGCGGCACCTTCATCGGCGGCATCCACCCCGACACCGGGCGCCAGTACACGATCATCGAGCCGCAGCTCGGCGGCTGGGGCGCAAGCCGCGGCGGCGACGGCAATTCCGCGATCTTCTGCGGCTTCCACGGCGAGACCTACAACTGCCCGGCCGAGATCAACGAGGCGCGCAACGGGCTCTATGTCGACCGCATGGAGCTCAACGTCGCCCCGGGCGGCGAGGGCCGCCATCGCGGCGGCCGCGGCATCGTCATGGACTACCGGGTGCGGGCCGACAACGGCTTCCTCACCGCCGGCTACACCCGGTCGAAGTTCCCGCCCTGGGCGCTCGACGGCGGCAACGAGGGCTCGCCCAACTATGTCGAGGTGATCCGCAAGGACGGGTCGCGCGAGACCTTCTCCTTCGTCTCCGGCCTCGTCACCCATACCGACGACGTCATCCGCGTCGTCACCGGCAATGGCGGCGGCATCGGCGATCCGAGAGAGCGCGACCGCACGGCGGTGGCCGACGACATCCGCAACGGGTTGATCACGCCGGAGCGGGCCCGCGAGGTCTACGGCTACACCGGCTAG